One Pyrus communis chromosome 13, drPyrComm1.1, whole genome shotgun sequence genomic window carries:
- the LOC137712274 gene encoding uncharacterized protein: MGNCVETCKQKQEQEDGQMQQQQQHEQEDDERENKDRFVKEQNLGKDGNIRVKIVLSKEELEWLMLQLKDSGGKNLEDVLQEIQKSRAKAIEGWKPSLETIMECPEVIEMDR, encoded by the coding sequence ATGGGAAATTGTGTGGAGACATGCAAACAAAAGCAGGAGCAAGAAGATGGTCAAatgcaacagcagcagcagcatgaGCAAGAAGACgatgagagagaaaataaagatAGGTTTGTGAAGGAACAAAATTTGGGGAAAGATGGAAACATAAGAGTAAAGATTGTGTTGAGCAAAGAAGAGCTGGAGTGGTTGATGCTTCAGCTGAAAGATAGTGGAGGGAAGAACTTGGAAGATGTTTTGCAGGAGATCCAGAAAAGCAGAGCCAAAGCTATTGAGGGGTGGAAGCCTTCTTTGGAGACCATCATGGAATGCCCTGAAGTAATTGAGATGGATAGATGA